A stretch of Brachyspira suanatina DNA encodes these proteins:
- the lgt gene encoding prolipoprotein diacylglyceryl transferase yields the protein MTYPEFFTPYVFPPSIPILGAIRWYGLMYIVGILTSCIILYFVKKRGWIKFNLDEKNGGIYDMVFYAAVGAIVGARIGYFLFYSPKSFLTPWEIIGINLDNGFTFTGFAGMSFHGGFIGMFMALFIFSKKYKYDFYNITDNGTLPASLCLFFGRIGNFMNAELYGRVTDSFLGMKFPLYDAVGGYDRWASMFPAIRPYTELRHPSQLYEAFLEGIVLALVSFLIGYLSEKNKNIRPGTRLWVWIFLYGLFRTLIEQFARDITEWTVGPITAGAIYSMPMMLIGIVMLVYIYTRKDYNPALEVNTKEAKKNKKK from the coding sequence ATGACATATCCTGAATTTTTTACTCCTTATGTATTTCCGCCTAGCATACCAATATTAGGTGCTATAAGATGGTACGGACTTATGTATATAGTTGGTATTCTAACTTCATGCATAATTCTATATTTTGTTAAAAAAAGAGGCTGGATAAAATTCAATCTTGATGAAAAAAACGGCGGTATATATGACATGGTATTCTATGCCGCAGTTGGGGCTATAGTTGGGGCTAGAATTGGTTATTTTCTTTTCTATTCGCCAAAAAGTTTTTTAACACCTTGGGAAATAATAGGTATTAATCTTGATAATGGATTTACTTTTACTGGTTTTGCTGGAATGTCATTTCATGGTGGATTTATAGGAATGTTTATGGCATTATTTATATTCAGCAAAAAGTACAAATATGATTTTTATAATATCACAGATAACGGCACACTTCCTGCTAGTTTATGTTTATTCTTTGGGAGAATTGGAAATTTTATGAATGCTGAACTTTACGGAAGAGTTACAGATTCTTTTTTAGGAATGAAATTTCCATTATATGATGCAGTAGGCGGTTATGATAGATGGGCTTCAATGTTTCCAGCAATAAGACCATATACAGAATTAAGACACCCTTCACAATTATATGAAGCATTTCTTGAAGGTATTGTTCTTGCTTTGGTATCTTTTTTAATAGGTTATTTAAGCGAAAAGAATAAAAATATAAGACCAGGTACAAGGCTTTGGGTTTGGATTTTCCTTTACGGACTTTTCAGAACTTTAATAGAACAGTTTGCAAGGGACATTACAGAATGGACTGTAGGCCCAATCACAGCAGGTGCTATTTATTCTATGCCTATGATGTTAATCGGTATTGTTATGCTTGTTTATATTTACACAAGAAAAGATTATAATCCTGCACTTGAAGTAAATACAAAAGAAGCAAAAAAGAATAAAAAGAAATAA
- the cysS gene encoding cysteine--tRNA ligase, with amino-acid sequence MKDIVFYNSLTREKEVFKPINANEVGMYSCGPTVYNYAHIGNFRAYIFSDLLRRVLEDYGYNVKLVMNLTDVDDKTIKNSKENHISLNDYTKKYKEAFFEDIKTLGIKKATVNPAATDHIKEMIEIIELLKKNGHTYESDGSVYFKISTFPQYGELANLDKQELLDGASGRVLNDEYDKENASDFVLWKAYTEDDGEVYWDSPFGKGRPGWHIECSAMSCKYLGKHFDIHTGGVDNKFPHHENEIAQNEAAFDEKFVNYWLHCEHLIVDGEKMSKSKGNFYTLRDLLNKGLSPEAIRYSLINSHYRKQLNFTIEGIKQSQSAIDRVNDLIFRLKDINNTESNEVNQNLLKELEVSNEKFSDSIYNDLNISEALGILFTLVKTVNTSFDSINVSTRDAILKFIERVNNIINCFNIGDTDKKADNEDEINKLIEERTLAKKEKNYQKADEIRNQLLSMGIEIMDTPQGVKWKRK; translated from the coding sequence ATGAAAGATATAGTATTTTATAATTCACTAACCAGAGAAAAAGAAGTATTCAAACCTATTAATGCAAATGAAGTTGGTATGTATTCATGCGGACCTACAGTATATAATTATGCCCATATAGGTAATTTTAGAGCATATATATTCAGCGACTTACTTAGAAGAGTATTAGAAGATTACGGATACAATGTTAAGCTTGTAATGAATTTGACAGATGTTGATGATAAGACTATAAAAAATTCTAAAGAAAATCATATATCTTTGAATGATTATACAAAGAAATATAAAGAAGCATTTTTTGAAGATATAAAAACATTAGGAATAAAAAAAGCTACAGTAAATCCTGCAGCAACAGACCATATAAAAGAGATGATAGAGATTATAGAGCTTCTTAAAAAAAATGGACATACTTATGAGTCAGACGGTTCTGTTTATTTTAAAATAAGCACATTCCCGCAATATGGCGAATTAGCTAATTTGGATAAACAGGAATTATTAGACGGGGCTTCCGGACGAGTTCTTAATGATGAATATGATAAAGAAAATGCAAGCGACTTTGTACTTTGGAAGGCATACACAGAAGATGATGGTGAAGTTTATTGGGATTCTCCTTTCGGAAAGGGAAGACCTGGATGGCATATAGAATGTTCTGCTATGAGCTGCAAATATTTAGGAAAGCATTTCGATATACATACTGGAGGAGTTGATAACAAATTCCCTCATCATGAAAATGAAATAGCACAGAATGAAGCTGCTTTTGATGAGAAATTCGTTAATTATTGGCTTCACTGCGAGCATTTGATAGTTGATGGCGAGAAAATGTCTAAATCTAAAGGTAATTTCTACACTTTAAGAGATTTGCTTAATAAAGGACTTTCTCCTGAGGCTATAAGATACTCGCTTATTAATTCTCATTATAGAAAACAGCTGAACTTTACTATTGAAGGTATTAAACAGTCTCAAAGTGCTATTGATAGGGTTAATGATTTGATATTCAGACTCAAAGATATAAATAATACCGAATCTAATGAAGTTAATCAAAATTTATTAAAAGAGTTAGAAGTTTCTAATGAAAAGTTTTCAGACTCTATTTATAATGATTTAAATATATCAGAGGCACTTGGTATATTATTTACTTTGGTGAAAACTGTAAATACATCTTTTGATTCTATTAATGTGAGTACAAGAGATGCTATATTAAAATTTATAGAGAGAGTAAATAATATTATAAATTGTTTTAATATAGGCGATACTGATAAAAAAGCAGATAATGAAGATGAGATAAATAAATTAATAGAAGAAAGAACTCTTGCTAAGAAAGAAAAAAATTATCAAAAAGCAGATGAGATAAGAAATCAGTTATTATCTATGGGAATAGAGATAATGGATACGCCTCAAGGTGTTAAGTGGAAAAGAAAATAA
- a CDS encoding ribonuclease H-like domain-containing protein — protein MDLIKKTFQHIEGIGPKKETLLWEEGAVDWEDTLKNINYYAMPSSMREALKNELPKSIYNYNSKNYGYFLKRFPDSIIYRLYPIFMDKTVFLDIETTGIKPSKAHVTVIGCYDGKEMKVFVHGRNEHEFLDYIKNYSIIVTFNGSCFDIPFLERYFATTIKSAQIDLRFVLKDLGYTGGLKKIEQDVGISRGDDMEGVNGYTAVLLWNYYQDTKDETAIDSLIHYNLLDTINLEHLLRLAYNKYAESYNCQLLEYKTLPSVNHYKPNKKLIDALHKKPYKYAPKSED, from the coding sequence GTGGATTTAATAAAAAAAACATTTCAGCATATAGAAGGTATAGGACCTAAAAAGGAAACTCTTTTATGGGAAGAAGGTGCTGTTGATTGGGAAGATACTTTAAAGAATATAAATTATTATGCTATGCCAAGTAGCATGAGAGAGGCTTTAAAAAATGAGCTTCCTAAATCTATTTATAATTATAATTCAAAAAATTATGGTTATTTTTTAAAAAGGTTTCCTGATTCTATAATATACAGACTTTATCCTATTTTTATGGATAAGACTGTATTTTTGGATATAGAAACTACAGGTATAAAACCGTCCAAAGCACATGTTACAGTTATAGGATGTTATGACGGAAAAGAGATGAAAGTTTTTGTGCATGGCAGAAATGAGCATGAATTTTTAGATTATATAAAGAATTATTCTATCATTGTAACTTTTAATGGTTCTTGTTTTGATATACCATTTTTAGAGAGATATTTTGCTACAACTATAAAATCTGCTCAAATAGATTTGCGTTTTGTACTTAAAGATTTAGGATATACAGGCGGATTAAAAAAGATAGAACAAGATGTAGGTATTTCCAGAGGAGATGATATGGAAGGTGTTAATGGATATACTGCTGTTTTACTATGGAATTATTATCAAGATACGAAAGATGAAACAGCTATAGATTCATTGATACATTATAATCTATTGGATACTATTAATTTAGAGCATTTGCTTCGTTTAGCATATAATAAATATGCAGAAAGTTATAATTGCCAGCTTTTAGAATATAAAACTTTACCTTCTGTAAATCATTATAAACCTAATAAAAAATTAATAGATGCTTTACACAAAAAGCCTTATAAATATGCTCCTAAAAGTGAAGATTAA
- a CDS encoding iron-containing alcohol dehydrogenase, with translation MAIIEFNIPTKITFGVDSLDCLPDAIKKYGGRTVLVTDGASFNQTGLIDQIVSKLNDNFINVMVYSDINSTSTSDAADIIANLVRYSRAESIVAVGGFKIQNTAKGAAIVVTNSGEASDYINGQPVYHKPLPIIAVPTILGSLSEISTGMCLYDKYEEVNKQNNESNVYSSNCIIDPTLYATVPVKYTISSALSVFALSFDIYMSNTLTSITEPLIVHAMKISMQGLKKLIADSNNIDNITTLATANMLCATSACHSSLGAIRALSIAINSVYAVNKSMVCSILLPHIMEYYITVAPNKYVVLSNVIDGIDPEMTPFEIANQSAQHIKQFLHNINLPTRLNEINIDRSKFDKVAELALKYPGMDQLPRTMNFDSIMTILDQAY, from the coding sequence ATGGCTATAATAGAATTTAATATACCAACAAAAATAACATTCGGAGTTGATTCTCTTGACTGCTTACCAGATGCAATAAAGAAATACGGCGGAAGAACTGTATTAGTTACAGACGGAGCATCATTTAATCAAACCGGATTAATAGATCAAATAGTGAGTAAACTTAATGATAATTTTATCAATGTAATGGTTTATTCTGATATAAATTCTACAAGCACAAGCGATGCTGCAGATATCATTGCCAATTTAGTAAGATATAGTAGAGCAGAATCTATAGTTGCAGTAGGAGGCTTTAAAATACAAAATACTGCTAAAGGTGCTGCAATTGTAGTAACAAACAGCGGAGAAGCTTCAGACTATATCAATGGTCAGCCTGTATACCATAAACCTTTGCCTATTATAGCTGTGCCTACAATATTGGGTTCTTTATCTGAAATATCTACAGGAATGTGCTTATATGATAAATATGAAGAAGTGAATAAGCAAAATAATGAATCTAATGTTTATTCATCTAATTGTATTATAGACCCAACTTTATATGCAACAGTACCTGTTAAATATACTATAAGCAGTGCTTTATCTGTATTTGCATTATCATTCGATATATATATGAGTAATACTCTTACAAGCATAACAGAGCCTTTAATAGTGCATGCTATGAAGATAAGTATGCAGGGCTTAAAAAAGCTTATAGCTGACAGTAATAATATAGATAATATAACAACTTTGGCAACTGCCAATATGTTATGTGCTACTTCAGCATGTCATAGCTCTTTAGGAGCTATAAGAGCTTTATCTATAGCTATAAACAGTGTATATGCCGTTAACAAATCTATGGTATGTTCTATATTACTTCCTCATATTATGGAATATTATATTACTGTTGCTCCTAATAAATATGTTGTACTTTCAAATGTTATAGATGGAATAGATCCTGAAATGACACCTTTTGAAATTGCTAACCAATCTGCACAGCATATAAAGCAGTTTCTTCATAATATAAATTTGCCTACAAGACTTAATGAAATAAATATAGACAGAAGTAAATTCGATAAAGTTGCCGAATTGGCATTAAAATATCCTGGAATGGATCAGCTTCCTAGAACTATGAATTTTGATTCAATAATGACAATATTGGATCAGGCTTATTAA
- a CDS encoding RsiV family protein encodes MIRNILALSFILLIISCSNNNINNNQTNTNAIETQTNETKTNELKQAEESNNNNTKNDSSNTPKNIEWISHHYYMKNDEGDFFSVYLNDRWPENNSELMPNYEKIKAAFNYKNLNDIYQFYDKNSILDITNNRIYAEAENGDSIESTYSNITSFKMTSKSLNSSSKEINTTSSLKAAVYNYAYSDVSETNEYGSASTFSYKDSIFLLIPDDTNKLEIYDKISFDINEGFNLNNLKRNENLEFEDKKGSISKLFENDMSDPYDEWLTNSADSYESSKSISITYFNDKSISIRRTSTLYLGGAHGVYNNYNLVYSLETGEKIEVTDLIKDFDDSELRSIMRDKLLSIEDRDEESYLVPLDEITLADTSFYIYADGIHFVWPIYTITAYVYGETEIVFDFDEIRPFIKDEYLYIIE; translated from the coding sequence ATGATTAGAAATATTCTTGCATTATCTTTTATACTTTTAATAATATCATGTTCAAATAATAACATTAATAATAATCAAACCAATACTAATGCAATAGAAACTCAAACCAATGAAACAAAAACAAATGAATTAAAACAAGCCGAAGAATCAAACAATAATAATACAAAAAATGATAGTTCTAATACACCAAAAAATATAGAATGGATATCTCATCACTATTATATGAAAAATGATGAAGGAGATTTCTTTTCAGTTTATTTAAATGACAGATGGCCTGAAAATAACTCTGAATTAATGCCAAATTATGAAAAAATAAAGGCAGCTTTTAATTATAAAAATTTAAATGATATATACCAATTCTATGATAAAAACAGCATTCTTGATATAACAAATAATAGAATATATGCAGAAGCTGAAAACGGCGACAGTATAGAAAGTACATATTCAAATATTACATCATTTAAAATGACTTCCAAATCATTAAATAGTTCATCAAAAGAAATAAATACAACTTCATCATTAAAAGCAGCAGTATATAACTATGCATATTCAGATGTTTCTGAAACTAATGAATATGGAAGTGCATCAACATTCTCATATAAAGATTCTATATTTTTGCTTATACCTGATGACACTAACAAATTAGAAATATATGATAAAATTTCTTTTGATATAAATGAAGGTTTCAATCTAAATAATCTAAAAAGAAATGAAAATTTAGAATTTGAGGATAAAAAGGGAAGCATATCAAAATTATTTGAAAATGATATGAGTGATCCTTATGATGAATGGTTAACCAATTCAGCTGACAGTTATGAATCAAGTAAATCTATTAGTATAACTTATTTTAATGATAAAAGTATATCAATAAGAAGAACTTCAACATTATATTTAGGCGGAGCACATGGGGTGTACAATAATTACAATTTAGTATATTCATTAGAAACAGGTGAAAAAATAGAAGTTACTGATCTGATAAAAGATTTTGATGATAGTGAATTAAGAAGCATTATGAGAGATAAACTTTTATCGATAGAAGATAGAGATGAAGAAAGTTACTTAGTCCCTTTAGATGAAATAACTTTAGCTGATACATCTTTTTACATTTATGCTGACGGAATACATTTCGTATGGCCTATATATACTATAACAGCTTATGTTTATGGTGAAACAGAAATAGTTTTTGACTTTGATGAAATTAGACCGTTCATAAAAGATGAATATCTATACATAATAGAATAA
- a CDS encoding peptide ABC transporter substrate-binding protein, producing MKKIITLFLMAASLFVLSCGGSGRNNNDTIVINMGAEPRTIDPSLNSLNVVSAMLYHPFESLTKIGADGKLTGGMAENWDISEDGKTYTFHLRTNALWSDGKPVTAYDFEYAWKRVVNPDVAAQYASLLEIIKNAKEINAGNMDYNELGVKAIDDHTFQVELVDPAAYFLEFMTTVSVFAPVRKDIIEQYGDDWTLSPETYICNGPYQMTERVMDEYITFEARTNYYNDETVAKKLKFISMADPNTAIAGIRGGTIHFSALEPPSSEIEKLKAENYIALKDGVGTFYLSLNITNNALKDKRVRQALSLAIDRNYLVSNVTMGGQVAAQGFVPPSMDGINGPYREEAGILIDTDNYTENVEKAKALMAEAGYANGDGFPVLEIRVSPGLHIIVAEAIQQMWKENLNIDVTLKNDEYPLVLQYLLERNFDIGSMAWNADYRDPMTMLEIMVKGNTFNYGLYDNAAYNTLINNARKTADPAVRMKYMMDAEKLLIDDMPFIPLYHRSYTLMVSPKLKNVVYNALGKHKFNYCYIE from the coding sequence ATGAAAAAAATAATTACTTTATTTTTAATGGCTGCTTCATTATTTGTTCTGTCATGCGGCGGAAGCGGAAGAAATAATAATGATACTATAGTAATTAATATGGGGGCAGAACCTAGAACTATAGACCCTAGTTTAAATAGTTTGAATGTTGTTTCTGCTATGTTGTATCATCCATTTGAAAGTTTAACAAAAATAGGAGCTGACGGAAAACTTACAGGTGGTATGGCAGAAAACTGGGATATATCAGAGGACGGAAAGACATATACTTTTCATTTAAGAACTAATGCTTTATGGTCTGACGGTAAACCTGTAACAGCATACGATTTTGAATATGCATGGAAAAGAGTTGTTAATCCTGATGTTGCAGCACAATATGCTTCTTTATTAGAAATAATAAAAAATGCTAAAGAGATTAATGCAGGTAATATGGATTATAATGAACTTGGCGTAAAAGCTATAGATGATCATACTTTCCAAGTAGAGCTTGTTGATCCTGCTGCTTACTTCTTGGAGTTTATGACTACAGTTTCTGTTTTCGCACCTGTTAGAAAAGATATTATAGAGCAGTATGGAGATGATTGGACTTTATCTCCTGAAACTTATATTTGTAATGGTCCTTATCAAATGACTGAAAGAGTAATGGATGAGTATATCACTTTTGAAGCTAGAACTAATTATTATAATGATGAAACAGTTGCTAAGAAATTAAAATTTATTTCTATGGCTGATCCTAATACAGCTATTGCTGGAATTAGAGGAGGCACTATACATTTTTCAGCATTAGAACCTCCTTCTAGTGAAATAGAAAAATTAAAAGCAGAAAATTATATTGCTCTTAAAGACGGAGTAGGTACTTTCTATTTATCTCTTAATATTACAAATAATGCTTTGAAAGATAAAAGAGTAAGACAGGCTTTATCTTTGGCTATTGATAGAAATTATTTAGTATCTAATGTTACTATGGGAGGACAGGTAGCAGCTCAGGGTTTTGTTCCTCCTTCTATGGACGGTATTAATGGCCCTTATAGAGAAGAAGCAGGAATACTTATAGACACTGACAACTATACAGAAAATGTAGAAAAAGCTAAAGCTTTGATGGCTGAAGCTGGATATGCTAACGGAGATGGTTTTCCTGTATTAGAGATAAGAGTTTCTCCTGGACTTCATATAATAGTTGCAGAGGCTATACAGCAGATGTGGAAAGAGAATTTAAATATAGATGTAACATTAAAGAATGATGAATATCCTTTAGTTCTCCAATATTTATTAGAGAGAAACTTTGATATTGGTTCTATGGCTTGGAATGCAGATTACAGAGATCCTATGACTATGCTTGAGATTATGGTAAAAGGCAATACATTCAACTATGGTTTATATGATAATGCAGCTTATAATACTTTAATTAACAATGCTAGAAAAACTGCTGATCCTGCTGTTAGAATGAAATATATGATGGATGCAGAAAAACTCTTGATTGATGATATGCCTTTTATACCTCTTTATCATAGATCATATACTTTGATGGTTAGTCCTAAATTAAAAAATGTTGTGTACAATGCTTTAGGAAAACATAAATTCAATTACTGTTACATAGAATAA
- a CDS encoding peptide ABC transporter substrate-binding protein — protein MKKIICLLITVCLLLISCGNDQDGVETIRVSIGAEPQSIDPSFLSAIDSMIYAVHVFEGLTSKDENGNIIGGVAESWDISEDGLTITFHLRDNAKWSDGKNVVADEFVYSFRRLADPNTASAYSFLITPVKNAGKILKGELPVEELGIKALDDKTLEVYFESPTAYFLELAAIPIFSPLREEFISDDWTFSTNTYIGNGPYRMIKRKPDEIISLELNTNYWNKDAMIAKRIDFIMFSDVSTAYAALKEGSILYSYKIPTTDIDLLREEGYLVTTPSLGTAYYALNNTNEVLKDKRVRRALALAIDRNYIVENITKGGEIPAAAFIPYGLKDVKGDFRENGGGYYSVKKEDYQANIEEAKKLLEEAGYTNGENFPVLEFKTNPGTGITIAEAVQQMWKENLNIDMTITQEEWSVFQKNRQTRNYVVCRADWIGDYLDPMTFADLFISTSAGNRVGYNDPEYDRLILEAKNTIDNNIRMTNMHKAEDKLIGEDMAFIPIYHYTSCSMQSPKLKNVLVDTLEIRRFFYSYLE, from the coding sequence ATGAAAAAAATAATTTGTTTATTAATCACAGTTTGTTTATTATTGATATCATGCGGTAATGATCAGGATGGCGTTGAAACTATAAGAGTAAGTATTGGGGCAGAACCTCAAAGTATAGATCCTTCATTTTTGTCAGCAATAGACAGTATGATTTATGCAGTACATGTATTTGAAGGACTTACATCAAAAGATGAAAATGGAAATATAATAGGAGGAGTTGCTGAAAGTTGGGATATATCTGAAGACGGACTCACTATTACATTTCATTTAAGAGATAATGCTAAATGGTCTGATGGAAAGAATGTTGTTGCCGATGAATTTGTATATTCTTTTAGAAGATTAGCAGATCCTAATACAGCATCAGCATACAGCTTTTTAATAACTCCTGTAAAAAATGCTGGTAAAATACTCAAAGGAGAACTTCCTGTAGAAGAGCTAGGAATAAAAGCATTAGACGACAAAACCTTAGAAGTATATTTTGAAAGCCCTACAGCATACTTTTTAGAATTAGCAGCTATACCTATATTCTCACCTCTTAGAGAAGAATTCATAAGTGATGATTGGACTTTCTCTACCAATACATACATAGGTAATGGTCCATATAGAATGATAAAAAGAAAACCGGATGAAATAATATCTTTAGAATTGAATACCAATTACTGGAATAAAGATGCTATGATAGCTAAAAGAATAGACTTTATAATGTTCTCTGATGTATCTACTGCTTATGCTGCTTTGAAAGAAGGATCTATTTTATATTCATATAAAATACCTACTACAGATATAGATTTGCTAAGAGAGGAAGGCTATTTAGTTACAACACCTTCTCTAGGAACAGCTTACTATGCTTTGAATAATACAAATGAAGTTTTAAAAGATAAAAGAGTAAGAAGAGCATTAGCTTTAGCTATAGATAGAAACTACATAGTAGAAAATATTACAAAAGGCGGAGAGATACCTGCGGCTGCTTTCATACCTTATGGTTTAAAAGATGTAAAAGGTGATTTCAGAGAAAATGGAGGCGGATATTACAGTGTTAAAAAAGAAGATTATCAAGCTAATATAGAAGAAGCCAAAAAACTTTTAGAAGAAGCAGGATATACTAATGGAGAAAATTTCCCTGTACTAGAGTTTAAAACAAATCCTGGAACAGGCATTACAATAGCAGAAGCTGTTCAGCAAATGTGGAAAGAGAATCTAAATATAGATATGACTATCACTCAGGAAGAATGGTCAGTATTTCAAAAGAACAGACAAACAAGAAATTATGTGGTATGCAGAGCCGATTGGATAGGAGATTATCTTGATCCTATGACTTTTGCTGATCTATTTATAAGTACAAGTGCTGGAAATAGAGTGGGATACAATGATCCTGAATATGACAGACTTATATTAGAAGCTAAAAACACTATTGATAATAATATAAGAATGACTAATATGCATAAGGCTGAAGATAAACTTATAGGGGAAGATATGGCTTTTATACCTATTTATCATTATACATCTTGTTCAATGCAAAGTCCTAAATTAAAAAATGTTTTAGTTGATACTTTGGAAATAAGAAGATTTTTTTATTCATATTTAGAATAA
- a CDS encoding rhodanese-like domain-containing protein: MLKSLNVQEAADLIKSGNDIKLLDVRSKMEVNMTGAIEGSILIDLNDPKAENLVNGLDKSEKYLLYCATGARSEALANYMDRNGFNEIYYLIYAGHSQLAMALAK; encoded by the coding sequence ATGTTAAAATCTTTAAATGTTCAAGAGGCTGCTGATTTAATAAAGTCAGGTAATGATATAAAGTTATTAGATGTAAGAAGCAAAATGGAAGTTAATATGACAGGAGCAATAGAAGGAAGCATATTAATAGATTTAAATGATCCAAAAGCTGAAAATTTAGTTAATGGCTTGGATAAATCTGAAAAATATCTTTTATATTGCGCTACAGGGGCAAGATCTGAAGCATTAGCTAATTATATGGATAGGAACGGATTTAATGAAATCTATTATTTAATTTACGCCGGACACAGTCAATTAGCAATGGCCTTAGCAAAATAA